In Columba livia isolate bColLiv1 breed racing homer chromosome 25, bColLiv1.pat.W.v2, whole genome shotgun sequence, the following proteins share a genomic window:
- the LOC102084308 gene encoding G protein-coupled receptor kinase 5 isoform X7: MSCARAWSRTMATCARSSPSAGCSSGSSARRGRSSSAASASWTPWRIMSSPQMRSGRRWGKRSSAGSSSRSPLHQYLSGDPFADYRDSMYFDRFLQWKYLERQPVTKDTFRQYRILGKGGFGEVCACQVRATGKMYACKKLEKKRIKKRKGEAMALNEKQILEKVNSRFVVSLAYAYETKDALCLVLTIMNGGDLKFHIYNMGNPGFKDERVVFYAAEICCGLQHLHQEGIAYRDLKPENILLDDDGHIRISDLGLAIKIPEGETIRGRVGTVGYMAPEVISNERYSFSPDWWGLGCLVYEMIEGQSPFRARKERVKREEVEKRVQEEQEPYSEKFGEDARAICKMLLAKDPRQRLGCGAEGAAEVKRHPFFRSINFKRLEAGIMTPPFVPDPRAVYCKDVLDIEQFSTVKGVNLDQTDSDFYAKFATGSVSIPWQNEMIETECFNDLNVFGPGGTRSPDLDWWQLPEPPKRSLLQRLFRRHPSDYPIGTAIHPPDPAASNSHPPAANATCRTPAPS, translated from the exons ATGAGCTGCGCAAGGGCCTGG AGCAGGACTATGGCAACCTGTGCCAGAAGCAGCCCATCGGCCGGCTGCTCTTCCGGCAGTTCTGCCAGACGCGGCCGGAGCTCCAGCGCTGCATCCGCTTCCTGGACGCCGTG GCGGATTATGAGCTCTCCCCAGATGAGAAGCGGAAGGAGATGGGGGAAGAGATCATCCGCCGGTTCCTCCAGCAGGAG ccccctgcacCAGTACCTGAGTGGGGACCCCTTTGCTGACTACCGGGACAGCATGTATTTTGACCGGTTCCTGCAGTGGAAGTACCTGGAGAG GCAGCCGGTCACCAAGGACACGTTTCGGCAGTACCGGATCCTGGGCAAGGGCGGTTTTGGAGAG GTGTGCGCCTGCCAGGTGCGGGCCACGGGGAAGATGTACGCCTGCAagaagctggagaagaagcGAATCAAGAAGCGGAAAGGGGAGGCGATGGCCCTGAACGAGAAGCAGATCCTGGAGAAGGTCAACAGCCGGTTCGTG GTGAGCCTGGCGTACGCCTACGAGACGAAGGATGCGCTCTGCCTGGTGCTGACCATCATGAACGGCGGCGACCTCAAGTTCCACATCTACAACATGGGCAACCCCGGCTTCAAGGACGAGCGGGTGGTTTTCTACGCGGCGGAGATCTGCTGCGGGCTGCAGCACCTGCACCAGGAGGGCATCGCCTACCG GGACCTGAAGCCGGAGAACATCCTGCTGGATGATGATG gcCACATCAGGATCTCCGACCTGGGGCTGGCGATCAAGATCCCCGAGGGCGAGACAATCCGCGGCCGCGTGGGCACCGTGGGCTACATGG CCCCGGAGGTGATCAGCAACGAGCGCTACAGCTTCAGTCCCGACTGGTGGGGCCTGGGCTGCCTGGTGTACGAGATGATCGAGGGGCAGTCGCCGTTCCGCGCCCGCAAGGAGCGCGTGAAGCGGGAGGAGGTGGAGAAGCgggtgcaggaggagcaggagccctACTCGGAGAAATTCGGCGAGGATGCTCGGGCCATCTGCAAGATG CTCCTGGCCAAGGACCCCCGGCAGCGGCTGGGCTGCGGGGCCGAGGGGGCGGCCGAGGTGAAGCGTCACCCCTTCTTCAGGAGCATCAACTTCAAGCGCCTGGAGGCCGGCATCATGACACCCCCCTTCGTGCCCGAT ccccgggcGGTTTATTGCAAGGACGTGCTGGACATCGAGCAGTTCTCCACGGTGAAGGGCGTCAACCTGGACCAAACCGACAGCGATTTCTACGCCAAGTTCGCCACCGGCAGCGTCTCCATCCCCTGGCAGAATGAG ATGATTGAGACCGAGTGCTTCAATGACCTCAACGTGTTCGGCCCTGGCGGGACCCGCTCCCCCGACCTGGACTGGTGGCAGCTGCCCGAGCCCCCCAAGCGCAGCCTCCTGCAGAGGCTCTTCCGACGCCAT CCGTCCGACTACCCCATCGGCACCGCCATCCACCCCCCCGACCCGGCCGCCAGCAACTCGCACCCCCCTGCAGCCAACGCCACCTGCCGAACCCCGGCCCCGTCCTGA